A genomic region of Rhodococcus pyridinivorans contains the following coding sequences:
- a CDS encoding acetyl-CoA C-acetyltransferase, producing the protein MTTEAFIYEAIRTPRGRGKKTGSLHSVKPISLVTGLIDELRVRFPDLDENRISDLILGVVSPVGDQGADIARTAVTIANLPATTGGVQINRFCASGLEAVNMAAQKVRSGWDELVLAGGVESMSRVSMGSDGGAWMLDPATNYDSYLVPQGISADLIATIEGFTREDVDAYALRSQQLAAAAWSGGYFSKSVVPVKDQNGLTILDQDEHMRPDTTLEGLAKLQPSFATIGEMGGFDAVAQQKYHFVEKIDHVHHGGNSSGIVDGAALVLVGSEQAGKDLGLTPRARVVATATSGADSTIMLTGPTPAAHKVLASAGLTVDDIDLFEINEAFASVVLKFQKDLNIPDEKLNVNGGAIAMGHPLGATGAMITGTMIDELERRGAKRALVTLCIGGGMGVATIIERV; encoded by the coding sequence GTGACCACCGAGGCATTCATCTATGAAGCCATCCGAACACCACGCGGCCGAGGCAAGAAGACGGGCTCGTTGCACTCCGTCAAGCCGATCTCCCTGGTTACGGGCCTGATCGACGAGCTGCGTGTTCGATTCCCCGATCTCGACGAGAACCGTATCTCCGACCTGATCCTCGGTGTCGTCAGCCCCGTCGGCGATCAGGGTGCCGACATCGCCCGCACCGCTGTCACCATCGCGAACCTGCCGGCCACCACGGGCGGCGTGCAGATCAACCGGTTCTGCGCGTCGGGCCTCGAGGCCGTCAACATGGCTGCACAGAAGGTCCGCTCCGGCTGGGACGAGCTCGTTCTCGCCGGCGGCGTCGAGTCCATGTCGCGTGTCTCCATGGGCTCCGACGGTGGCGCGTGGATGCTCGATCCCGCCACCAACTACGACAGCTACCTGGTTCCCCAGGGCATTTCCGCCGATCTCATCGCGACCATCGAGGGCTTCACCCGCGAGGACGTCGACGCCTACGCACTGCGTTCGCAGCAGCTCGCGGCGGCAGCCTGGTCGGGCGGCTACTTCTCCAAGTCGGTCGTGCCGGTCAAGGACCAGAACGGCCTGACCATCCTCGATCAGGACGAGCACATGCGTCCGGACACGACCCTCGAGGGTCTGGCCAAGCTGCAGCCGTCGTTCGCGACCATCGGTGAGATGGGCGGCTTCGACGCCGTGGCGCAGCAGAAGTACCACTTCGTCGAGAAGATCGATCACGTCCACCACGGCGGCAACAGCTCGGGCATCGTCGACGGCGCGGCACTCGTGCTCGTCGGTTCCGAGCAGGCCGGCAAGGACCTCGGTCTGACCCCGCGTGCCCGCGTCGTCGCCACGGCCACCTCCGGTGCCGACTCGACGATCATGCTCACCGGCCCCACGCCGGCCGCGCACAAGGTTCTCGCTTCGGCGGGCCTGACGGTCGACGACATCGACCTGTTCGAGATCAACGAGGCGTTCGCCTCCGTCGTCCTGAAGTTCCAGAAGGACCTGAACATCCCGGACGAGAAGCTCAACGTCAACGGCGGCGCCATCGCGATGGGCCACCCGCTCGGCGCCACCGGCGCCATGATCACCGGCACCATGATCGACGAGCTCGAGCGCCGCGGAGCCAAGCGCGCCCTCGTCACCCTGTGCATCGGTGGCGGCATGGGTGTGGCCACCATCATCGAGCGCGTCTGA
- a CDS encoding GntR family transcriptional regulator — protein MATVVREARTLKHQIVRRQVECLLDQLSVGDQVPSERDLATRFDVARETVRQALRELLVDGRIERRGRSTVVAGPKIVQPLVIGSYTEAALLEGRSAGRVLVAWTDLVADDELACRLGLEPGDPVLELERVLLTDGVHVGLERTRLPAHRFPDLRRTLDPSSSLYAAIRSYGITFARAVERIETTLPDAREAALLDADTRTPMLLLERISYDENDVPIEHRRSLYRGDRMSFVTTVTP, from the coding sequence GTGGCCACCGTCGTTCGCGAAGCGCGCACCCTCAAGCACCAGATCGTGCGCCGCCAGGTCGAGTGCCTCCTCGACCAGCTCAGCGTGGGAGATCAGGTCCCCTCCGAACGCGATCTCGCCACCCGGTTCGACGTCGCCCGCGAAACCGTCCGCCAGGCACTGCGAGAACTGCTCGTCGACGGCCGCATCGAACGTCGGGGCCGCAGCACCGTCGTCGCCGGCCCGAAGATCGTCCAGCCCCTCGTCATCGGTTCCTATACCGAAGCCGCCCTGCTCGAAGGGCGCAGCGCTGGGCGTGTGCTCGTCGCGTGGACCGACCTCGTCGCCGACGACGAACTGGCCTGCCGCCTCGGTCTCGAACCCGGCGATCCCGTCCTCGAACTCGAACGTGTCCTGCTCACCGACGGAGTGCATGTCGGACTCGAACGCACGCGCCTTCCCGCACACCGCTTTCCGGATCTGCGCCGGACGCTCGATCCGTCGTCGTCGCTGTACGCCGCGATCCGTTCCTACGGGATCACGTTCGCGCGGGCGGTCGAGCGGATCGAGACCACGCTGCCGGATGCGCGCGAGGCGGCGCTGCTCGACGCCGACACCCGCACACCGATGCTGCTGCTCGAGCGGATCTCCTACGACGAGAACGACGTCCCGATCGAGCATCGCCGGTCGCTCTACCGCGGCGACCGGATGTCGTTCGTCACGACCGTCACTCCCTGA
- a CDS encoding response regulator produces MSDNGAIRVAVVDDHPVFRLGMAALLGTLDGIDVVCQASSVGEALEVVIGDVDVVLMDIELGDGSGIDAARSILRKSPGTRILMVTMHEDEDILIASIRAGASGYLVKGADPSGVERAIRAVADGEMIVGAAVAAKALAAVANSRNTSAVFPYLTGREREILDLVARGLDNAAISRRLVLSQKTVRNHVSNILGKIGAADRASAIVRAREAGLGVD; encoded by the coding sequence ATGAGCGACAACGGAGCGATACGCGTTGCGGTCGTCGACGACCATCCCGTCTTCCGCCTCGGTATGGCGGCACTGCTGGGCACTCTCGACGGGATCGATGTCGTGTGCCAGGCGAGTTCGGTGGGGGAGGCCCTCGAGGTCGTGATCGGCGATGTCGACGTCGTGCTCATGGACATCGAACTCGGCGACGGATCGGGGATCGACGCGGCCCGCAGCATCCTCCGGAAGTCGCCGGGCACCCGCATCCTGATGGTCACGATGCACGAGGACGAGGACATCCTCATCGCCTCCATCCGTGCCGGTGCCTCGGGTTATCTCGTCAAAGGGGCCGATCCGTCGGGGGTCGAACGGGCGATCCGGGCCGTGGCCGACGGTGAGATGATCGTCGGTGCGGCGGTCGCGGCGAAAGCCCTTGCGGCGGTCGCGAACTCCCGCAACACGTCGGCGGTCTTCCCGTATCTGACCGGACGGGAGCGGGAGATCCTCGACCTCGTGGCCCGCGGACTCGACAACGCCGCGATCTCCCGCCGACTCGTGCTCAGCCAGAAGACGGTGCGCAACCACGTGTCCAACATCCTCGGCAAGATCGGTGCAGCCGACCGGGCGAGCGCGATCGTCCGTGCGAGGGAAGCAGGCCTGGGCGTCGACTGA
- a CDS encoding sensor histidine kinase — protein MKDTVTTTGSAGTGAPVPAAVVAVVSWLLAVAAVVVFVAARPALDSDQLFFLVDVVGAAVYGTVAGVILARRVHAVPILLAVASIGVGVAAMSYSWTQLALVRPELPVGFLGPLQNTTWIPGTLALFLVVPWLVRDRPADPVVRAGIGVGVLTIAWFFWARTFTDIADIWFVGPVVAVGFLTAGHVEWRRRHASAGERSGTGWLALGSALMTASYIPLAVPDVPWMLTPLLHLATQAFYPVAILAVVLRQRLWGIDLAVGRAALAGSLTAVLVTSYLAVTVAVSLVLPNESVFAQAVAATAVALAVQPVRMWLGRKVHRLVYGDGVDPARAVRILGRHFAGADSPDLLLGELVAGIGTALRLESVEVRRGGDVIARWGTATGPVEEVPVGNGDATLAVTAPPGESLGARSRRALTELATVVDAGLVVLRSAEDLEDARRRLTEVRLEERRTIRRELHDGLGPSLAGVRLGLQGARNLVTTDPDAAAGLVDELLRELDRQVDGVRELSRSLLPPVLDELGLTAALDELVITHARAGFRVDLRSDLPAGMSGPIAWAAYGIASEAVINARRHSGADECTVRVAAEGDVLALDIVDDGRGLATDARIGVGTQSMRERAREVGGTVGIEPGDPRGVVVRARLPWSES, from the coding sequence ATGAAGGACACCGTCACGACGACCGGATCGGCGGGTACCGGGGCTCCGGTACCCGCCGCCGTCGTGGCCGTCGTCTCCTGGCTGCTCGCCGTGGCGGCCGTCGTCGTGTTCGTCGCGGCACGACCCGCGCTCGATTCCGACCAGCTGTTCTTCCTCGTCGACGTCGTCGGAGCCGCCGTCTACGGGACGGTCGCCGGGGTGATCCTCGCCCGCCGGGTCCACGCCGTGCCGATCCTGCTGGCCGTCGCGTCGATCGGCGTCGGTGTGGCAGCGATGTCCTACAGCTGGACCCAGCTCGCCCTCGTCCGCCCCGAACTGCCCGTCGGATTCCTCGGTCCGCTGCAGAACACCACCTGGATCCCCGGGACACTCGCGTTGTTCCTGGTGGTGCCGTGGCTCGTCCGCGACCGTCCGGCCGATCCCGTGGTGCGGGCCGGGATCGGCGTCGGCGTCCTGACGATCGCCTGGTTCTTCTGGGCGCGCACCTTCACCGACATCGCCGACATCTGGTTCGTCGGACCCGTTGTGGCCGTGGGTTTCCTGACCGCCGGGCACGTCGAGTGGCGTCGCCGTCACGCCTCGGCGGGCGAACGATCCGGGACGGGATGGCTCGCGCTCGGCAGTGCCCTGATGACAGCCTCGTACATCCCGTTGGCGGTCCCGGACGTGCCGTGGATGCTCACACCGCTGCTCCACCTCGCGACGCAGGCCTTCTATCCCGTCGCGATCCTCGCCGTCGTGCTGCGCCAACGACTCTGGGGCATCGACCTCGCGGTGGGTCGCGCCGCGCTCGCCGGCAGTCTCACCGCCGTGCTCGTCACCTCCTATCTCGCGGTGACGGTCGCGGTGTCGCTGGTGCTCCCGAACGAATCGGTCTTCGCCCAGGCGGTCGCCGCCACCGCCGTCGCCCTGGCCGTGCAGCCGGTGCGGATGTGGCTCGGCCGGAAGGTGCACCGCCTCGTCTACGGCGACGGCGTCGACCCGGCACGCGCCGTCCGGATCCTCGGGCGGCACTTCGCCGGTGCCGATTCGCCCGACCTGCTGTTGGGCGAACTCGTCGCCGGAATCGGTACCGCACTGCGTCTCGAATCGGTCGAGGTGCGCCGCGGCGGCGACGTGATCGCACGCTGGGGGACCGCGACCGGACCCGTCGAGGAGGTTCCGGTCGGTAACGGCGACGCCACCCTCGCCGTCACCGCACCTCCGGGCGAATCGCTCGGGGCACGCAGCCGGCGGGCGCTCACCGAACTCGCGACCGTCGTCGACGCCGGGCTCGTCGTCCTGCGGTCGGCGGAGGACCTCGAAGACGCACGTCGCCGCCTCACCGAGGTGAGACTCGAGGAACGCCGCACCATCCGCCGCGAACTGCACGACGGTCTCGGCCCGTCGCTCGCCGGGGTGCGGCTCGGCCTGCAGGGCGCACGCAATCTCGTCACCACCGACCCGGACGCCGCGGCCGGACTCGTCGACGAACTGCTCCGCGAACTCGATCGGCAAGTCGACGGTGTCCGCGAGCTCTCGCGCAGTCTGCTGCCCCCGGTTCTCGACGAACTCGGCCTCACCGCCGCACTCGATGAACTCGTGATCACCCACGCCCGCGCGGGATTCCGCGTCGACCTGCGGTCCGACCTCCCCGCCGGGATGTCCGGGCCGATCGCGTGGGCCGCCTACGGCATCGCCTCCGAGGCGGTCATCAACGCGCGACGGCATTCCGGTGCCGACGAATGCACGGTGCGGGTCGCGGCGGAGGGCGACGTGCTGGCCCTCGACATCGTCGACGACGGGCGAGGACTCGCGACCGACGCACGAATCGGTGTGGGGACGCAGAGCATGCGGGAACGGGCCCGGGAGGTCGGCGGAACGGTGGGCATCGAACCCGGCGACCCGCGCGGTGTCGTGGTGCGGGCGCGGCTACCCTGGTCCGAATCATGA
- a CDS encoding FUSC family protein — MAEASGDHRVVDLPLPTPAPLRTAMLSVPRQGRRWPGAARAAATVAVPGLVGVALGFGTVSAIATLGAFAVVYGEQRPYRVRARAVAVIGTVLVTLATIGALAGSVVHHELAAGGSAWWYLVVVAVMTATVAVCAFVVDALRMGAPGAFLMLLSLEIASALPALGVSVPTVSAWTAIGAGTAVVASMSGAPFRPRTPERTAVAAAVAAVDAVLEENSPGNRRAAVHDLHAAWQCLHDAGLIDSGHPLEQTLRAAHLRCAETLDERPRDEAVPEDDLRLRTPLRRPSVRYRLARAAHLRSRSATIAVRLLVAGPLAGTIAIALGVGRPDWAVITAAMILHQGPDRILGSYRAAHRFLGTVLGLVLVACLTPFHPGGVALVVVLAAVMAGTEMFLVRNYGLAMVFITPLVVVLGGLGAPGDLVTVARDRFLETVVGVLVALAVLWGVLPRAHRRVLDFADGRVRDAVTRIAASTDVRELPELRRDLEFDLHASTTAAVIAAHTEPAWTRERWIEHRRLHELGYRILTLPERPGP, encoded by the coding sequence GTGGCGGAAGCGAGCGGAGATCATCGGGTCGTCGACCTTCCGCTGCCCACCCCCGCCCCGTTGCGGACGGCGATGCTGTCGGTTCCCCGGCAAGGACGCCGGTGGCCCGGCGCCGCGCGCGCAGCCGCCACGGTCGCGGTGCCCGGTCTCGTGGGCGTCGCTCTCGGATTCGGCACCGTCTCCGCGATCGCCACACTCGGCGCTTTCGCCGTCGTCTACGGCGAGCAACGCCCCTATCGCGTCCGTGCCCGAGCGGTCGCCGTCATCGGGACGGTGCTCGTGACACTGGCGACGATCGGCGCCCTAGCAGGTTCGGTCGTCCACCACGAACTGGCCGCGGGCGGGTCGGCGTGGTGGTACCTGGTGGTCGTCGCGGTGATGACCGCGACCGTCGCGGTGTGCGCCTTCGTCGTCGACGCCCTGCGGATGGGTGCGCCCGGCGCCTTCCTGATGTTGCTGTCCCTCGAGATCGCATCCGCTCTCCCCGCGCTGGGAGTGTCCGTCCCGACGGTCTCGGCGTGGACCGCGATCGGCGCCGGAACGGCCGTCGTGGCCTCCATGTCCGGTGCCCCGTTCCGGCCGCGAACCCCGGAACGCACCGCCGTGGCCGCGGCGGTCGCTGCCGTCGACGCGGTCTTGGAGGAGAACTCACCCGGCAATCGCCGCGCCGCGGTCCACGATCTGCACGCGGCCTGGCAGTGCCTGCACGACGCCGGACTCATCGATTCGGGGCATCCGCTGGAGCAGACGCTGCGCGCGGCGCACCTCCGATGCGCGGAGACACTGGACGAGCGTCCGCGGGACGAGGCAGTTCCCGAGGACGATCTGCGACTGCGGACCCCGCTGCGACGCCCCTCCGTGCGGTACCGCCTCGCGCGCGCCGCGCACCTGCGCAGCCGGTCGGCGACGATCGCGGTGCGCCTGCTCGTCGCGGGACCTCTCGCCGGGACGATCGCCATCGCGCTGGGCGTCGGACGTCCCGACTGGGCGGTCATCACGGCCGCGATGATCCTGCATCAGGGACCGGATCGGATCCTCGGCTCCTACCGGGCGGCGCACCGCTTCCTCGGCACCGTGCTCGGACTCGTCCTGGTGGCCTGCCTGACGCCTTTCCATCCCGGTGGTGTCGCCCTCGTCGTGGTGCTGGCCGCGGTGATGGCCGGCACGGAAATGTTCCTGGTGCGGAACTACGGCCTGGCGATGGTCTTCATCACCCCACTCGTCGTCGTCCTCGGCGGGTTGGGTGCCCCCGGCGATCTGGTGACGGTCGCGCGCGACCGCTTCCTCGAGACCGTTGTCGGCGTCCTCGTCGCGCTCGCGGTGCTGTGGGGCGTACTTCCCCGGGCCCACCGTCGCGTCCTCGACTTCGCCGACGGCCGCGTCCGCGACGCCGTCACGAGAATCGCCGCGTCGACGGACGTCCGCGAACTGCCCGAACTGCGCCGCGACCTCGAGTTCGACCTCCACGCATCCACCACCGCGGCCGTCATCGCCGCGCACACCGAGCCGGCGTGGACCCGGGAACGCTGGATCGAGCACCGCCGTCTCCACGAACTCGGCTACCGGATCCTGACCCTCCCGGAACGACCGGGCCCCTGA
- a CDS encoding MFS transporter has protein sequence MRKWFDGTNRAAQFPEVPESSMTTRTDTPAAPAAETDTGTPLALSALLAGTLVGTLSNNIINVPLPQILSDFDASLEDGALLAVGFLLTFAATMPLAGYIGDRYGRRRVYCGALLGTAICAAGAATAPTLEILVVWRALGGVAAAAFAPAVMGLIAWLFGAHRRARAVGAWATVNGLGQAIGPTLGGFVAGHWGWRWVFVPMIPIALIGLAGTLRWIPIFPGRRMTLDVPGAIALTLGSAGVVLGLSMFGQAGVPTSVAGIALAVSIVVLVGFVVHCLRADVPFVDVRLLVESRFARSAAAAFAQMFCLGAALLAVPLRLHATGASTATAGAILFALPAVMAVLAPVVGRTVDRVGGRHMLRAGLVVLLVGQIALAVVLSADEPRLWLVATVLAITGAGIAAVQTPAAAGSTRSPAGERGTGLGVFNLIRFGGSAVGAAWVTVALGSWTVGPLFAVCAVVVCAGFAASFLGADPEDHAPTGSESTALSGS, from the coding sequence GTGCGAAAGTGGTTCGACGGTACGAACCGTGCCGCGCAGTTCCCCGAGGTTCCGGAGAGTTCGATGACCACTCGCACCGATACACCGGCAGCGCCGGCAGCCGAGACGGATACGGGCACTCCCCTGGCCCTGTCCGCCCTGCTCGCCGGAACCCTCGTCGGGACATTGAGCAACAACATCATCAATGTCCCACTGCCACAGATACTTTCCGACTTCGACGCGAGCCTCGAAGACGGCGCACTCCTGGCCGTCGGCTTCCTTCTCACTTTTGCTGCGACAATGCCCCTTGCAGGGTACATCGGTGACCGATACGGTCGGCGTCGCGTCTACTGCGGTGCCCTGCTCGGCACCGCGATCTGTGCGGCCGGAGCGGCGACGGCGCCGACCCTCGAGATCCTCGTGGTCTGGCGCGCCCTCGGCGGAGTCGCGGCGGCTGCATTTGCGCCTGCTGTCATGGGGTTGATCGCGTGGCTGTTCGGCGCGCATCGACGCGCACGCGCGGTGGGCGCGTGGGCCACCGTGAACGGACTCGGTCAGGCCATCGGCCCCACCCTCGGCGGTTTCGTTGCGGGACATTGGGGTTGGCGATGGGTATTCGTCCCGATGATCCCGATTGCACTGATCGGTCTTGCCGGGACGTTGCGCTGGATCCCGATCTTCCCCGGCCGCCGGATGACCCTCGACGTGCCCGGTGCGATCGCACTGACCCTCGGTTCCGCCGGAGTCGTGCTGGGACTGAGCATGTTCGGACAAGCAGGTGTTCCCACGTCCGTCGCGGGGATCGCCCTGGCGGTCTCGATCGTCGTACTGGTCGGTTTCGTCGTGCACTGCCTACGCGCGGACGTGCCGTTCGTCGACGTCCGACTGTTGGTCGAGAGCAGATTCGCGCGGAGCGCGGCCGCCGCCTTCGCGCAGATGTTCTGCCTGGGCGCCGCTCTGCTGGCGGTGCCGCTGCGGTTGCACGCGACGGGCGCGTCGACGGCCACGGCCGGGGCGATCCTGTTCGCACTGCCCGCAGTCATGGCGGTCCTCGCACCGGTGGTCGGCCGCACTGTCGATCGCGTCGGCGGACGGCACATGTTGCGGGCGGGACTGGTGGTGCTGCTCGTCGGTCAGATCGCGCTTGCCGTCGTCCTCTCGGCGGACGAACCGCGGCTGTGGCTCGTCGCGACCGTCCTGGCGATCACCGGTGCCGGCATCGCCGCCGTGCAGACCCCCGCGGCGGCCGGCTCGACGCGGTCCCCGGCGGGCGAGCGCGGGACGGGCCTGGGGGTGTTCAACCTGATCCGCTTCGGCGGCTCCGCCGTCGGGGCCGCGTGGGTGACCGTCGCGCTCGGTTCGTGGACGGTCGGACCGCTCTTCGCGGTGTGCGCCGTGGTCGTATGCGCGGGGTTCGCCGCGTCGTTCCTGGGGGCCGACCCCGAGGATCACGCACCGACCGGCTCCGAGTCGACCGCTCTCAGCGGTAGTTGA
- a CDS encoding PucR family transcriptional regulator, translating to MESSPRLTVRGLLDEPLMEGARVVDREADLDRALTWVLPFGEVVGRFDDLTGVAVYMRPEALADSAHALSALAARDAAALVVDGAVPAGMCWPAGLVVIELDLPVGFAALNRLLAERSLMQEVHVMRYSAHVHSTLAGLLHRGAGLTLLVKEVSALAQHPAIALDARGQAVALHGVDAVRAEEISEILHKQLSTVTAAERHAPHDTRVLEEVVGGTPWTCTASTIRLGKRFEGWVVVLASGASPGPHELAQHAVVTEQATAIIGSEMLRQRSVDEAEERARGDFVQALVHGSFTSQHDMQARAEYHDIDLTSSFAVFVAPGYGENPAGPGGDESGGLLRLARYAASVLPHPSVRSYVTVIGDVLVVVRSLRYRDPSDVELEIAEYADAVSQDLSRRRVRPVPVAHGAPAVGADQIRESYRQARVALGIGQRLGMSGSVAYRDLRGYGVLELVAETDRSRRFVGDVFGTLKPGTDLYDTLLAYLAAGGNVNAAARELSVHRNTMLSKLDRISRAMGMDVRLPENQFTAWLAVRLELLDRLRTSVENEINYR from the coding sequence ATGGAATCGAGCCCGCGTCTGACAGTCCGAGGGCTGCTCGACGAACCGCTCATGGAGGGCGCCCGGGTCGTGGATCGGGAGGCCGATCTCGACCGGGCGCTCACCTGGGTGCTGCCGTTCGGCGAGGTCGTCGGCCGATTCGATGATCTCACCGGCGTCGCCGTGTACATGCGGCCGGAGGCACTGGCCGACAGCGCGCACGCCCTGTCCGCGCTCGCGGCCCGCGACGCGGCGGCCCTGGTCGTCGACGGCGCGGTGCCCGCCGGAATGTGCTGGCCGGCAGGACTGGTGGTGATCGAACTCGACCTGCCCGTCGGATTCGCGGCACTCAACCGGTTGCTCGCCGAGCGGTCGCTGATGCAGGAAGTGCACGTCATGCGCTATTCCGCGCACGTGCACTCGACGCTCGCCGGTCTGCTGCACCGCGGCGCGGGACTGACCCTGCTCGTCAAGGAGGTCTCGGCGCTCGCACAGCATCCGGCGATCGCACTCGATGCACGTGGTCAGGCCGTCGCCTTACACGGCGTGGATGCCGTTCGGGCGGAAGAGATCTCGGAGATACTGCACAAGCAGCTGTCGACGGTGACGGCCGCGGAACGTCACGCCCCCCACGACACTCGCGTGCTGGAGGAGGTCGTCGGAGGCACACCCTGGACGTGCACGGCCAGCACCATCCGGCTCGGCAAACGGTTCGAGGGCTGGGTGGTCGTGCTCGCCTCGGGCGCGTCTCCCGGACCGCACGAGCTGGCCCAGCACGCGGTCGTCACCGAACAGGCGACGGCGATCATCGGATCGGAGATGCTGCGGCAACGCAGTGTCGACGAGGCCGAGGAACGGGCCCGCGGCGATTTCGTGCAGGCGCTGGTGCATGGCAGTTTCACCAGCCAGCACGACATGCAGGCGCGCGCCGAGTACCACGACATCGATCTCACCTCGTCGTTCGCGGTCTTCGTCGCGCCCGGTTACGGGGAGAACCCGGCCGGTCCGGGTGGCGACGAATCCGGTGGACTGTTGCGGTTGGCCCGGTACGCCGCGAGCGTCCTGCCCCACCCGTCGGTGCGCTCGTATGTCACGGTGATCGGCGACGTCCTGGTGGTGGTGCGGTCGCTCCGCTACCGCGACCCGAGCGACGTCGAACTCGAGATCGCCGAATACGCCGACGCGGTGTCGCAGGACCTGTCCCGCCGGCGCGTGCGTCCGGTGCCCGTCGCCCACGGCGCTCCGGCCGTCGGCGCGGACCAGATCCGGGAGAGCTACCGGCAGGCCCGCGTGGCGCTCGGCATCGGGCAGCGGCTCGGGATGTCGGGTTCGGTGGCCTACCGCGACCTGCGGGGTTACGGTGTGCTCGAGCTGGTCGCCGAGACCGATCGCAGCCGCAGATTCGTCGGCGACGTATTCGGGACGCTCAAGCCCGGCACCGACCTGTACGACACCCTGCTGGCCTATCTCGCGGCCGGCGGGAACGTCAACGCGGCGGCGCGGGAGCTGTCGGTCCACCGCAACACGATGCTGTCGAAGCTGGACCGGATCTCCCGTGCGATGGGGATGGACGTCCGGCTGCCGGAGAACCAGTTCACGGCCTGGCTCGCCGTCCGCCTCGAGCTTCTCGACCGGTTGCGCACCTCGGTCGAGAACGAGATCAACTACCGCTGA
- a CDS encoding GlcG/HbpS family heme-binding protein, which translates to MHRIHRITLDDALPLLAAGRAKAEEIGVKQTLCVCDESANVIALHRLPGARLTGVEIAMAKAFTAAGHERATHLFNEGPNGPALPGNEAFGISHMLPGKFAIFVGGFPLVYDGQIVGAVGISGGNGEQDKAVGAAMIAEFEALTSAINA; encoded by the coding sequence ATGCATCGAATCCACCGCATCACCCTCGACGACGCACTCCCCCTGCTGGCCGCCGGCCGCGCGAAGGCCGAGGAGATCGGCGTGAAGCAGACCCTCTGCGTCTGCGACGAGAGCGCGAACGTCATTGCTCTGCACCGGCTTCCCGGCGCCCGCCTCACCGGCGTCGAGATCGCCATGGCGAAGGCGTTCACCGCCGCCGGCCACGAGCGCGCCACCCACCTGTTCAACGAGGGTCCCAACGGACCCGCACTCCCCGGCAACGAAGCGTTCGGCATCAGCCACATGCTCCCCGGGAAGTTCGCGATCTTCGTCGGCGGCTTCCCCCTCGTCTACGACGGACAGATCGTCGGCGCCGTCGGCATCAGCGGCGGCAACGGCGAGCAGGACAAGGCGGTCGGCGCCGCCATGATCGCCGAATTCGAAGCCCTGACCTCCGCGATCAACGCCTGA
- a CDS encoding TenA family transcriptional regulator, with amino-acid sequence MTELLGRDEFRAALEDAIKGREAKNASFSKAWAEGKLEKHHFARWAENHYHYVGPFADYLANIYSNTPDHFTDAKDFTLQNMYEEELADIRHTDLLIKFAEACGTTKERVEDPNNMNAVTRGLQAWCYAVSQREHFVVATAALVVGLESQVPSIYKKQIVPLREVYGFTEDEIEFFDLHITSDVVHGERGYQIVLDCADTPQLQQRCLQLVRWGAEMRFSYTKGLYDTYVAPDLELASA; translated from the coding sequence ATGACCGAACTGCTCGGACGCGACGAATTCCGCGCCGCACTCGAAGACGCCATCAAGGGACGCGAAGCGAAGAACGCATCGTTCAGCAAGGCGTGGGCCGAAGGCAAGCTCGAGAAGCACCACTTCGCCCGGTGGGCCGAGAACCACTACCACTACGTCGGCCCCTTCGCCGACTACCTGGCGAACATCTACTCCAACACCCCCGATCACTTCACCGACGCCAAGGACTTCACCCTCCAGAACATGTACGAGGAGGAGCTGGCCGACATCCGGCACACCGACCTGCTCATCAAGTTCGCCGAGGCGTGCGGCACCACCAAGGAGCGCGTCGAGGATCCGAACAACATGAACGCGGTCACCCGCGGACTGCAGGCCTGGTGCTACGCGGTGTCGCAGCGCGAACACTTCGTCGTCGCCACCGCGGCCCTGGTCGTGGGCCTCGAATCCCAGGTGCCGAGCATCTACAAGAAGCAGATCGTCCCGCTCCGCGAGGTGTACGGCTTCACCGAGGACGAGATCGAGTTCTTCGACCTGCACATCACCTCGGACGTCGTGCACGGTGAGCGCGGCTACCAGATCGTCCTGGACTGCGCGGACACCCCGCAGCTGCAGCAGCGCTGCCTGCAGCTCGTCCGCTGGGGAGCGGAGATGCGTTTCTCGTACACGAAGGGCCTGTACGACACGTACGTCGCCCCCGATCTGGAGCTGGCGTCCGCCTGA